A region of the Drosophila subpulchrella strain 33 F10 #4 breed RU33 chromosome 3L, RU_Dsub_v1.1 Primary Assembly, whole genome shotgun sequence genome:
GTGAACTTTTGGTATTTAGGGGTGTTATAATTGATCTCATTATATGATAAAATAAACTAACAAATAAATTCTTGGAAATCgtaaataaatgaatttatCGCTGTCCTAAGGTATTATTCCttgttgttaaataaatccccagtcagttaatatttttaaacattcaCCAAATTTTAATGAGACCCAGTAACGACAACAATTCAATGGAATCTTAAACCTAATAAATTCGAATGATCATAGATCAGTCGTCGCACTCCCTCACCACGGGATGCAGGACGATGGAGGCTCCGTTGCAGCCGGTTCGATCCGAGATGAAGTCGTGGAAGTTGCTCTCCAGGGCCCACATGAAGCGCTTGTGACCCGGAAGGACCTGGGTGGACAGGCGGCAGTCGCCACCCCGCTGCACCTCCTGCAGATTGGCGGCCTTGAAGCAGGTCTCCGAGTCCCATAGGTAAATGTCGTTCTCGCCCTTGTAGCGGAAGAACAGGGAGGTGCCCCCATCGGCGCCCAGGAGAACCGCCTGTTTACCGTAGGGCTTGGGACCCACATCGATGATGGAGCCCGCTCCCTGGCCAACCCTGAGGTACTCTCCCTTAATGGAGTACAGACGCGAGGAGCTCAAGTAGCTGAAGAACAGGGTGGAGGTGCCATCCGGCTTGGAGGTGAGCGCCACGTAGAGCACATCGCTGCTGGGGGCGGTGGCCTTGGGCAGGACAATGCGGTAGGACTTTTTGCCGGTGATGTCGTACACCAGGATGCTGCGTGCCCCGGCATCGGCCACATAGCTGCATGGGATCGGAAACAATATTAATAACAAGTCAGATAAGATATCATGCCgctaattcatttttaattggTTGGAAAAGGGTATGTAGTGAGGCACACTTCTGACAACCATGTTATGCAGATAAGATATGACACGTTTCTTTGTGGTTAACTCCTTTTAAATTGCTTTTTAAATCAATTCAagattgtttttaaaattcaattaatttaaattaaattttaacaaTTACTTATTAAGCTCtgattattataattatataagaTAAACTCATATTTCTAGTAATACTTGATTCGTTGCacttttttcataaaatcatcATTACTTTTAACCCTATActaaatatgattttattaatCAAGAATCATGAAAGTAATTTCACCAcgtaaaatttttaaataccttTGTAACATTTAAAGTTTTCATTGATTAATTCAGTTTCTTATTGGTTTTCAAATtgatatttgaaatattttaatatttaatattttgataaGTTGTTGGAAATTAATTTGATGCTGGAAGTTAAGCGTAATTAATCCTTCATAGTTGAGGTACTCGCAAAAGCctatacaaataatttattcaGACGCATTTCACAGATAATATGCCTGTCAAATGGAGCTTAAATTTATATGATTAAAAATGTAGTAAATGAGTTTTTCCCTGAATAAAAGTCTGCGACACTTTTTCAACCATCTAAAGAATAAAGACCAAATTGAATAGGTGGTAAAACTCACACGAAGGGCTTGTTATCCTTGGAGTAGTCGACCACGATGAACTGCAGGCGGCTCTCGGAGGTGACCAGGTCACTCAGGTCGATGCTCTTGACCACCTTGTTGTTGGCGGTGTTTATGGCCACGATCTTGGGGCTGCACCTCCGGATGGGCtttcaattaaacaaatatatattaatatttaatttactaCAATCAAACGAAAAAAACTCACCTGCTCCAAAGTGTTGACAATGCCGACGTCCAAAGCCCATAGAAGTcccttcaaaataaaaaaaagatacaaaacaattaataatTGCCATCAATTGCGGCTTATAACCATTGTTCTTAATGTTTTCATTTGCTGGCTGTTAATTGAAATGTTGTTGGCGTTAAAAATTCCACACTCGTAGATACATGACAATAAAATGAGTATCAGCAAAAAGCACTGAATGGAAAATTGCGCAAATAAATGAATACAGTTGCGCTTTCTGTTTGCtgtttgttattgttattgttatgtcGACTTTtgtgtaaataaaataaagaaatgattTGCATAAATGCAGCTAAACGAGAATGGCATTTAAATGAGCACGAATTGACGGCATCAATAATTGAAGGAAATTATTAAGTTGCAGCTATGCTGGGAATCGTAATTAGGTCATTTGTGTGGTTTCCCATCTATAATcgtgtaaatattttataatatcattTGACATTTCAGAATATCTATCGCTTAAATTTAAGCTGACAACCTCAAATGTTAAAATTTCAATCCAAATGCACAGAACACTGTGGAACCGCCTGTCATTTTGTATGACTCTCAAATTATTTCTGATAACTTTTCACTGCATTTTCATGGCACTTTTCAGCTGCAGCCCTTGCCCTTTTATAATATTCCATTTACATAACCACTTTTTCACCCGATTATCCGTTTATTCTTTCTCTTCAGTTGCCGTCGCCAATTGCCAGACATGAATTTCATTTGAAGCTCTTCGTTTTTGGCGCCCCTTTTATTTGATTAAAAAAGCAATTTTTGGTCGTCAGCCAGGATGGGTATTTAAAAAGGGTAGTTGCGGAGGGGTTAATGGGCAAGAGATACCCTGGAAATTCAATCTactatattttaaagaattttggAGAATATAATCTTACAAGTGTCTAagattttgtttataaaaattttcctGTAAATATGTGtgtatttatatttctgtttaaataaactggtaacaaaatgaattagtaaaactaaataaattgAGTTCAAAATGTTGTATTAAATAATTGGATTAAGTACGAAAACAGTATgttcaatacaaaatataataaattgcGCGGCTTAATTTGAAACTATTTAAACTAAGgtataaaatattagttttgaTATTAGTCATgtttactttaaatattttacgtcattaaaa
Encoded here:
- the LOC119553351 gene encoding major royal jelly protein 1, which produces MSQLPLLLLVVFASVALGAYSSSTDEAGSTDASNSIGGTKCDKNPLGELTFQLSGSSLHWPCESTKNIYVQSGRYVPRNVIVTRAQLQRDSAFVALPRYKQGVPFTLGKVNLKKGECLTKIAPYPCWAIQEEGNCQALQSVVDIAVDQNGLLWALDVGIVNTLEQPIRRCSPKIVAINTANNKVVKSIDLSDLVTSESRLQFIVVDYSKDNKPFVYVADAGARSILVYDITGKKSYRIVLPKATAPSSDVLYVALTSKPDGTSTLFFSYLSSSRLYSIKGEYLRVGQGAGSIIDVGPKPYGKQAVLLGADGGTSLFFRYKGENDIYLWDSETCFKAANLQEVQRGGDCRLSTQVLPGHKRFMWALESNFHDFISDRTGCNGASIVLHPVVRECDD